The following coding sequences are from one Halobacteria archaeon AArc-dxtr1 window:
- a CDS encoding sugar phosphate isomerase/epimerase — protein sequence MTDENRSATTEVQTPTTGPTANRRRVLQGVAALGVSGGLLGTGAAQRGGADQSRGRTETPIAIQLWTIQALGLSTAEEIRAVAGAGYDAVEPYTIDDPDEVEKALDETGLDVAGAHVGLGALEDDFEATVDRHTQVGVETFTVPSAPGELFDSEEGVRELASRFNELADKLAERGLEFGFHNHHTEFVDLGDRTAFDLLVEETTDDVRFQIEPLAAVGGENPVSLISKIGERVDSIHMRDLHKNVPAEEAAYDVDGTTWDFAEIGDGDMPMNGIATTAQARADVDWLIYEHNPVDPESSIEAGAEVLSTLNSVGGGPKR from the coding sequence ATGACCGACGAAAACCGATCAGCGACGACAGAGGTACAGACTCCGACTACCGGCCCGACCGCGAACCGACGGCGAGTGCTGCAGGGCGTCGCCGCGCTCGGGGTGAGCGGCGGACTGCTCGGCACTGGGGCTGCTCAGCGCGGCGGCGCTGACCAGTCACGGGGGCGAACAGAGACGCCAATCGCGATCCAGCTGTGGACGATCCAGGCGCTCGGGCTGTCGACGGCCGAGGAGATCCGGGCGGTCGCCGGCGCGGGGTACGACGCCGTCGAACCCTACACCATCGACGACCCGGACGAAGTCGAGAAGGCGCTCGACGAAACCGGACTCGACGTCGCCGGCGCGCACGTCGGGCTGGGTGCGCTCGAAGACGACTTCGAGGCGACCGTCGACCGGCACACCCAGGTCGGCGTCGAGACGTTTACCGTCCCTTCGGCGCCCGGCGAACTGTTCGACAGCGAGGAGGGCGTCCGCGAGCTCGCGAGCCGGTTCAACGAACTTGCCGACAAACTCGCAGAACGGGGCCTGGAGTTCGGCTTCCACAATCACCACACCGAGTTCGTCGACCTGGGCGATCGGACGGCGTTCGACCTCTTAGTCGAGGAGACCACCGACGACGTCCGCTTCCAGATCGAACCCCTCGCCGCAGTGGGCGGCGAGAACCCCGTATCGCTGATCTCGAAGATCGGCGAGCGGGTCGACTCAATTCACATGCGGGACCTGCACAAGAACGTGCCCGCAGAGGAGGCGGCCTACGACGTCGACGGCACCACGTGGGACTTCGCCGAAATCGGCGACGGCGACATGCCGATGAACGGTATCGCCACCACGGCACAGGCCCGCGCCGACGTCGACTGGCTGATCTACGAGCACAACCCGGTCGATCCGGAGTCGTCGATCGAGGCCGGCGCCGAGGTGCTCTCGACGCTGAACAGCGTCGGCGGCGGCCCGAAGCGGTAA
- a CDS encoding serpin family protein, translating to MELSRRTAMATTGAALAGGALWYAMSGAEAEPAVEPIPGITAASDAAEAAVDAVVEGNVEFGVELLNQLVDDDPNENLVASPASVGLALGMTHAGAQGETEAQIADAMRFPDDQDDLHPAHQHLQYELNQRAETAAEEDATFELAVANAVWGLEEYPYSEAYLDLLEERYGAELDELDFAGDSEGAREEINDWVAERTNDHIDELFPAGAFDQYTRLVLTNAVYLLADWHHQFDEGDTRDEPFTTLDGEERDVPLMRQTQTFPYAEVDGHQAIELPYIGEEVSMLVLLPAEGEFESFEADLDADQLGTFTESLSEGEGQIVLPRFEFDVAFSLNGVLADLGMPGAFEPDEANFDGMTDGDNNLFVGEVVHEAYVAVDEEGTEAAAATGVEMVEDSGPALAFDMIVDRPFLFLIRDRETGAVLFLGRVVDPKE from the coding sequence ATGGAGCTCTCCAGACGAACGGCCATGGCGACGACGGGTGCAGCGCTTGCGGGCGGTGCCCTCTGGTACGCGATGAGCGGAGCGGAGGCGGAGCCCGCAGTAGAGCCGATCCCGGGGATTACGGCGGCGTCAGACGCCGCGGAGGCGGCAGTCGACGCTGTCGTCGAGGGGAACGTCGAGTTCGGCGTCGAACTGTTGAACCAACTCGTCGACGACGATCCGAACGAGAACCTCGTCGCCTCGCCGGCCAGCGTCGGTCTCGCACTCGGGATGACCCACGCCGGTGCTCAGGGCGAAACCGAGGCGCAGATCGCCGACGCGATGCGATTTCCCGACGATCAGGACGACCTGCACCCGGCACACCAGCACCTCCAGTACGAGCTGAACCAGCGCGCCGAGACCGCAGCCGAGGAAGACGCCACGTTCGAGCTGGCGGTCGCGAACGCGGTCTGGGGGCTCGAAGAGTACCCCTACAGCGAGGCGTACCTCGACCTGCTCGAGGAGCGCTACGGTGCGGAACTCGACGAACTCGACTTCGCTGGCGATTCGGAGGGCGCACGCGAGGAGATCAACGACTGGGTTGCCGAGCGCACGAACGACCACATCGACGAGCTGTTTCCGGCGGGCGCGTTCGATCAGTACACGCGGCTCGTCCTGACGAACGCGGTCTACCTGCTCGCCGACTGGCACCATCAGTTCGACGAGGGAGACACGCGAGACGAGCCGTTCACGACGCTCGACGGGGAGGAACGAGACGTTCCACTGATGCGCCAGACGCAGACGTTCCCGTACGCCGAGGTCGACGGCCACCAGGCGATTGAGCTTCCCTACATCGGCGAGGAGGTGAGTATGCTCGTACTCTTGCCCGCGGAAGGCGAGTTCGAATCGTTCGAAGCGGATCTGGACGCCGACCAACTGGGGACGTTCACGGAGTCGCTTTCGGAGGGGGAAGGACAGATCGTCCTCCCGCGATTCGAGTTCGACGTCGCGTTCAGTCTGAACGGCGTGCTCGCGGATCTGGGAATGCCCGGTGCGTTCGAGCCAGACGAGGCGAACTTCGACGGGATGACCGACGGGGACAACAACCTGTTCGTCGGCGAAGTCGTCCACGAGGCGTACGTCGCCGTCGACGAGGAGGGGACGGAGGCCGCGGCCGCGACCGGCGTCGAGATGGTCGAGGACTCGGGGCCCGCACTGGCGTTCGACATGATCGTTGATCGGCCGTTTCTCTTCCTGATTCGTGACCGTGAGACCGGTGCGGTGTTGTTCTTAGGGCGTGTCGTCGACCCGAAGGAGTGA
- a CDS encoding DUF5807 family protein, with protein MTDARDGFLAGERPEDVALFLATSYVSDDRLDSFGTAVDGGTLIVVDGERGRNAFRAATGTDAMDFAKTAMATEGEIDADLTGGECPVAEDGDDHDVQYIFAFAEEQNEEVGGIYAEGDVIHAYAKCACDEAYSDRWVV; from the coding sequence ATGACCGATGCACGCGATGGGTTTCTGGCGGGCGAGCGTCCCGAAGACGTTGCCCTCTTTCTCGCCACGTCGTACGTCTCTGACGACCGTCTCGACTCGTTTGGCACCGCCGTCGACGGCGGCACGCTGATCGTCGTCGACGGCGAGCGCGGCCGGAACGCGTTCCGGGCCGCGACGGGAACCGACGCCATGGACTTTGCGAAGACAGCGATGGCGACTGAAGGCGAGATCGACGCCGATCTCACGGGTGGCGAGTGTCCGGTCGCCGAGGACGGTGACGACCACGACGTCCAGTACATTTTCGCGTTCGCCGAGGAGCAAAACGAGGAGGTCGGCGGTATCTACGCCGAGGGCGACGTAATCCACGCATACGCGAAGTGTGCCTGCGACGAGGCCTACTCGGATCGGTGGGTCGTCTGA
- a CDS encoding 30S ribosomal protein S6e yields MARFTVVVGDPESGLAHQLEAEGQDANRFLGKSIGDEVDGSTLGLDGYTLEITGGSDEAGRPFNESVAGSNLKEVLMNERQTGYHPQREGERRRITVRGSEVADNTAQVNATIVEHGDEDVADLLSEDDE; encoded by the coding sequence ATGGCACGTTTCACTGTGGTCGTTGGCGACCCCGAGTCCGGGCTGGCCCACCAGCTCGAGGCGGAAGGACAGGACGCGAACCGATTCCTCGGCAAGTCGATCGGCGACGAGGTCGACGGTAGCACGCTCGGACTCGACGGCTACACCCTCGAGATCACCGGCGGCTCCGACGAGGCAGGTCGTCCGTTCAACGAGTCGGTCGCCGGCTCGAATCTGAAGGAAGTGCTGATGAACGAGCGCCAGACCGGCTACCACCCTCAGCGCGAGGGTGAGCGACGGCGTATCACGGTTCGGGGCAGCGAGGTCGCAGACAACACCGCGCAGGTAAACGCGACGATCGTCGAGCACGGTGACGAGGACGTCGCCGACCTGCTCTCCGAGGACGACGAGTAA
- a CDS encoding heme-binding protein gives MERRRPPQTEEGWYVLHDFRSIDWDAWRDAPERRRSRAVAEGRDYLADVAAVTDAEEGDSAVFSVLGHKADLLVLHLRPTLADLDTLERRFESTALAEFTERADSYLSVTEVSGYMSQEYFEEDGEIEDTGTKRYIESRLTPEIPDAEFASFYPMDKRRGPDHNWYELPFDERAEHLSSHGDIGRNYAGRVTQIISGSTGLDDFEWGVTLFADDPTDVKELLTEMRFDPSSSRFAEFGRFLSARRIAPSDLGAFLAGEPVPQEGDDPHTGHPHSSGGHSDSASGHPHDTGGDPHGSDHHHGGADGHGNDHGHGDSDGHHGSGGSHADSDDERVRSELDELGVYAGQPHGEDVHAVVLYSAADPDELFEEVDGLRANFDHYDTHVKTAVYEPSEVSRDDAETAVVSLWETDRAANTAAGFLADLPDVVRQAGDDEDDSWGTMGMFYTIKPDYRADFVETFAEVGEALSGMDGHRQTDLLENREDENDTFIASRWDSREDAMAFFRSDAFSDTVEWGRDVLADRPRHVFLA, from the coding sequence ATGGAACGACGCCGACCGCCACAGACTGAGGAGGGCTGGTACGTCCTTCACGATTTCCGCTCGATCGACTGGGACGCCTGGCGCGACGCCCCCGAGCGCCGACGCTCGCGGGCGGTCGCCGAGGGCCGTGACTACCTCGCGGACGTGGCTGCCGTCACCGACGCCGAGGAGGGCGACTCCGCGGTTTTTTCGGTGCTCGGACACAAGGCGGATCTCCTCGTCTTGCATCTGCGACCGACGCTCGCCGACCTCGACACCTTGGAGCGCCGGTTCGAGAGCACTGCCCTCGCCGAGTTCACCGAGCGTGCGGACTCGTATCTCTCCGTCACCGAAGTCTCGGGCTACATGTCCCAGGAATACTTCGAGGAAGACGGCGAGATCGAAGATACGGGGACGAAGCGATACATCGAGTCCCGACTCACTCCCGAAATTCCCGACGCCGAGTTCGCCAGCTTCTACCCGATGGACAAACGCCGCGGCCCCGACCACAACTGGTACGAACTCCCATTCGACGAGCGCGCCGAGCACCTCTCCTCACACGGCGACATCGGCCGGAACTACGCCGGTCGCGTCACGCAGATTATCTCCGGCAGCACCGGCCTCGACGACTTCGAGTGGGGCGTCACCCTCTTTGCCGACGATCCGACCGACGTGAAGGAGCTGCTCACCGAGATGCGTTTCGACCCCTCGAGCTCGCGCTTTGCCGAGTTCGGCCGCTTCCTTTCGGCCCGTCGAATCGCTCCGTCTGATCTTGGGGCGTTCCTCGCGGGCGAGCCGGTTCCACAGGAGGGTGACGACCCGCATACCGGCCATCCACACAGTTCCGGTGGACACTCAGACAGTGCCAGCGGGCACCCGCACGATACTGGGGGAGACCCACACGGCTCGGACCACCACCACGGTGGTGCCGACGGCCACGGAAACGATCACGGCCACGGCGACTCGGACGGCCACCACGGCTCCGGGGGTTCGCACGCGGACTCGGACGACGAGCGCGTCCGCAGTGAACTCGACGAACTGGGCGTCTACGCGGGCCAGCCCCACGGCGAGGACGTCCACGCTGTCGTCCTCTACTCGGCGGCCGACCCCGACGAACTCTTCGAGGAGGTCGACGGCCTGCGCGCGAACTTCGATCACTACGACACGCACGTCAAGACCGCCGTGTACGAACCGAGCGAGGTGAGCCGAGACGACGCCGAAACCGCCGTCGTCAGCCTCTGGGAGACCGACCGAGCCGCCAATACGGCCGCCGGATTCCTCGCGGATCTGCCCGACGTGGTCCGCCAGGCAGGTGACGACGAGGACGACTCCTGGGGCACGATGGGGATGTTCTACACGATCAAGCCCGACTACCGGGCGGACTTCGTCGAGACGTTCGCCGAGGTCGGCGAGGCGCTTTCGGGAATGGACGGCCACCGCCAGACCGACCTGCTCGAAAACCGCGAGGACGAGAACGATACGTTCATCGCCAGTCGCTGGGACTCCCGCGAGGACGCGATGGCGTTCTTCCGCAGCGACGCCTTCTCAGACACCGTCGAGTGGGGCCGGGACGTTTTGGCCGACCGACCGCGACACGTCTTCCTGGCCTGA
- a CDS encoding site-2 protease family protein — MDSGFLVAPAFLETLTSGVLGWVLFGLAVYWLGIIVLRNRGLLPSYVGTQGPILTIHTTRGRAFLDWLSGPTRFWRAWANLGVGIAIVVMISMFVFLLFAAIGALTSPQPTSPVQQPRNVLVIPGVNDFLPLSAAPGIVFGLLVGLVVHEGGHGLLCRVEDIDIESMGVAMLAVLPIGAFVQPDPDDSREASRGGQTRMFAAGVMNNFAITIIAFALLFGPIAGAIAVAPGAGVAGVAPGSPAEDADIGANERITAIDGQAIESNDELDERLAEIDAETIEVELDGDRTVTVERSLLVTVAIENGPTDLHVGDRIVAVDDEPVSTEAAFFDAVGDDEVATLTVEREDGEEITREIPIGASVGVAPDEPLAAAGAPAGDVVVITAIDDQRIQSGADLSEALDGTEPGQTVTVAAYVDDEREEYEVTLGEHPSEDIGFLGIETVEEVSGLALSDLGVQLYPAEEYLAILGGGDDGGFGGMTDSFFGQIVLVLFLPLIGFIGLLPFNFAGFTGGVENFYEVQGSLAALGDGPVFLIANLLFWTGWINVQLGFFNCIPAFPLDGGHILRTSTEAVLSRLPGGATRGMVRTITTTVGITMLVSFLAMLFGPGLLA; from the coding sequence ATGGACTCCGGCTTCCTCGTCGCACCTGCCTTCCTCGAGACGCTGACGTCCGGCGTTCTCGGCTGGGTTCTCTTTGGCCTCGCCGTCTACTGGCTCGGAATCATCGTCCTTCGAAATCGCGGTCTGCTCCCGTCGTACGTCGGTACGCAAGGCCCGATTCTGACGATCCATACGACCCGTGGTCGAGCGTTTTTAGATTGGCTCTCCGGCCCGACGCGCTTCTGGCGTGCCTGGGCCAACCTCGGCGTCGGAATCGCCATCGTTGTCATGATCAGCATGTTCGTTTTCCTGCTGTTCGCGGCGATCGGGGCGCTCACCTCGCCTCAGCCGACCTCGCCGGTCCAACAGCCTCGGAACGTGCTGGTCATCCCCGGCGTCAACGACTTCCTCCCGCTGTCGGCCGCGCCCGGAATCGTCTTTGGACTGTTGGTCGGACTCGTGGTCCACGAGGGCGGTCACGGCCTGCTCTGCCGAGTTGAGGACATCGATATCGAGTCGATGGGCGTCGCGATGCTCGCAGTGCTTCCGATCGGCGCGTTCGTCCAGCCAGACCCCGATGACAGCCGAGAGGCGAGCCGCGGCGGTCAGACGCGGATGTTCGCCGCCGGTGTGATGAACAACTTCGCGATTACGATCATCGCCTTCGCGCTGCTGTTCGGTCCGATTGCGGGTGCGATCGCCGTCGCCCCGGGTGCAGGCGTCGCCGGCGTTGCACCCGGCTCGCCTGCCGAAGACGCCGATATCGGCGCCAACGAACGGATCACCGCGATCGACGGGCAGGCGATCGAGTCGAACGACGAGTTAGACGAGCGCCTCGCCGAAATCGACGCCGAGACGATCGAGGTCGAACTCGACGGCGACCGGACCGTCACCGTCGAGCGGTCGCTGCTGGTCACCGTCGCGATCGAGAACGGACCGACGGATCTGCACGTCGGTGACAGGATCGTCGCCGTCGACGACGAGCCGGTCTCGACGGAGGCCGCCTTCTTCGACGCCGTCGGCGACGACGAGGTGGCGACCCTTACTGTCGAACGCGAGGACGGCGAAGAGATCACTCGCGAGATTCCGATCGGCGCCTCCGTCGGCGTCGCCCCCGACGAGCCGCTGGCGGCGGCCGGCGCGCCGGCCGGTGACGTCGTCGTGATCACTGCGATAGACGACCAGCGCATCCAGTCGGGTGCCGACCTCTCTGAGGCGCTCGACGGAACCGAGCCCGGCCAGACGGTTACGGTCGCCGCGTACGTCGACGACGAACGCGAGGAGTACGAGGTCACCCTCGGCGAGCACCCCTCCGAAGACATCGGCTTCCTGGGCATCGAGACTGTCGAAGAGGTCTCCGGGCTGGCGCTCTCTGATCTCGGCGTCCAGCTCTACCCGGCCGAGGAGTATCTGGCCATCCTCGGCGGGGGTGACGACGGTGGGTTCGGCGGGATGACTGACTCGTTCTTCGGGCAGATCGTCCTCGTACTGTTCTTGCCGCTTATCGGCTTCATCGGCCTCCTCCCGTTCAACTTCGCCGGCTTCACCGGTGGCGTCGAGAACTTCTACGAGGTGCAGGGCTCGCTCGCCGCACTCGGCGATGGACCGGTCTTTCTCATCGCGAACCTGCTGTTCTGGACCGGCTGGATCAACGTCCAACTGGGCTTTTTCAACTGCATCCCGGCGTTCCCCCTGGATGGGGGGCACATCCTCCGGACCAGCACCGAGGCGGTGCTCTCCCGGCTCCCCGGTGGGGCCACCCGCGGGATGGTGCGGACGATCACGACGACGGTCGGAATCACGATGCTCGTGAGCTTCCTCGCGATGCTGTTCGGTCCCGGACTGCTCGCCTGA
- the lysS gene encoding lysine--tRNA ligase: protein MTDEASPYALQADDDAHHAFWADEVADAVEDRVGASDDADAEADSDEPIVVKGGISPSGVPHLGNVNELLRTYFVAEVLRERGHEVRQVFTADDRDPLRKLPRTLCDLDGELVDLGDVDAGALGRNLGAPYTDIPDPFGCCDSYGEHFSTIIEDSADAVDVPIDLLSNTDLYEDGTFDAVSRHVLENRDLAREVLSAYQDKVDEEYVPFNPICENCGKLTETVTGVDLEGGDTAGSVGADDASLPTVDYRCTDMDAGDRTIDGCGHEGTATIREGKLPWRFEWPGQWQTLGVDFEPFGKDHAEGSWPSGQDVARNVLGIEPPVPMVYEWFTLDGEPFSSSEGNVILVSDVLELLEPEVLRYFFAKDPSRARNFSIERLDQLVDEFDRLEAIYFGEIDADEDETAFAERVYPFLVEEPREERIRLPYTFAAVLGMTDDPDLREEIARREGHIPEDAPEWAVEAALERVERARTWARRTENEFDYELKRSDIPEHEFDESTEAALADLADVVESGAGPEEIQGEIYDAARRHDVDVGDFFAAGYRLFFDESQGPKLGPFLAKVDRAFVVARLRRER from the coding sequence ATGACCGACGAGGCGAGCCCCTACGCTCTCCAGGCGGACGACGACGCACACCACGCGTTCTGGGCCGACGAGGTCGCAGACGCCGTCGAGGACCGCGTCGGTGCGTCCGACGATGCCGACGCGGAAGCCGACTCCGACGAGCCGATCGTCGTCAAAGGCGGTATCTCGCCGTCGGGCGTCCCCCACCTGGGGAACGTCAACGAACTCCTCCGGACGTACTTCGTCGCCGAGGTGCTTCGCGAGCGCGGTCACGAGGTTCGCCAGGTGTTCACCGCGGACGACCGCGATCCACTGCGGAAGCTTCCCCGGACGCTCTGTGATCTCGACGGCGAACTGGTCGATTTAGGCGACGTTGACGCGGGCGCACTCGGACGCAACCTGGGCGCCCCCTACACCGACATTCCGGACCCCTTTGGCTGCTGTGACTCCTACGGGGAGCACTTCTCGACGATCATCGAGGACAGCGCCGACGCCGTCGACGTTCCGATCGATCTGCTCTCCAACACGGATCTCTACGAAGACGGCACGTTCGACGCGGTTTCCCGCCACGTCCTCGAGAATCGGGATCTCGCGCGCGAAGTCCTCTCGGCGTACCAGGACAAGGTCGACGAGGAGTACGTCCCGTTCAACCCGATCTGCGAGAACTGTGGCAAGCTTACCGAGACCGTCACTGGCGTCGATCTGGAGGGTGGCGACACCGCCGGCAGTGTCGGAGCTGACGACGCTTCGCTCCCCACCGTCGACTACCGCTGTACCGACATGGACGCCGGCGACCGCACCATCGATGGCTGTGGCCACGAGGGAACTGCGACGATCCGCGAGGGGAAACTCCCCTGGCGCTTCGAGTGGCCCGGCCAGTGGCAGACCCTCGGCGTCGACTTCGAACCCTTCGGCAAGGACCACGCTGAGGGATCCTGGCCAAGCGGCCAGGACGTCGCGCGCAACGTCCTCGGAATCGAGCCCCCGGTCCCGATGGTGTACGAGTGGTTCACCCTCGACGGGGAGCCATTTTCGTCCTCCGAGGGGAACGTCATCCTCGTCTCGGACGTCTTAGAACTGCTCGAGCCGGAAGTACTCCGGTACTTCTTCGCGAAGGACCCCTCGCGAGCACGGAACTTCAGCATCGAGCGTCTAGACCAGCTCGTCGACGAGTTCGACCGGCTCGAGGCGATCTACTTCGGCGAGATCGACGCCGACGAGGACGAGACTGCCTTCGCAGAGCGCGTCTATCCCTTCCTCGTCGAAGAGCCCCGCGAGGAACGGATTCGCCTCCCCTACACGTTCGCCGCGGTGCTCGGGATGACAGACGATCCAGACCTGCGCGAGGAGATTGCTCGCCGCGAAGGCCACATTCCCGAGGACGCCCCCGAGTGGGCCGTCGAGGCCGCCCTCGAACGCGTCGAGCGAGCCAGAACCTGGGCCCGCCGAACCGAAAACGAGTTCGACTACGAACTCAAGCGGTCCGACATCCCGGAGCACGAGTTCGACGAGTCGACCGAGGCCGCCCTCGCGGACCTCGCCGACGTCGTGGAGTCCGGGGCCGGCCCCGAGGAGATTCAGGGCGAGATCTACGACGCCGCACGTCGCCACGACGTCGACGTCGGCGACTTCTTCGCCGCGGGCTACCGCCTCTTCTTCGACGAGAGCCAGGGGCCGAAGCTCGGCCCTTTCCTCGCGAAGGTCGACCGGGCGTTCGTCGTCGCGCGGCTGCGTCGCGAGCGGTAG
- the pyrH gene encoding UMP kinase gives MNVVVSIGGSVLVPDPGSNRIAPYATILEELLAEGCQVGAVVGGGGVAREYISAARDLGANEIELDQLGIDVTRLNARLLIAALGEQSVTAPADDYEEARRSIENGNVSVMGGVAPAQTTDAVSAALAEYVDADLLVYATSVPGVYSDDPNETEDAQKYDELTASELVDVIAGLEMNAGASAPVDLLAAKIIERSGMRTIVLDGTDPDRIARAVRRGDHEGTDVIPERAGDEPTYWAAE, from the coding sequence ATGAACGTCGTCGTTTCAATCGGTGGGAGTGTTCTCGTCCCTGATCCGGGGAGCAATCGAATCGCACCATACGCGACCATTTTAGAGGAGCTGCTCGCGGAGGGCTGTCAGGTCGGCGCCGTCGTCGGGGGCGGCGGCGTCGCCCGGGAGTACATTTCGGCCGCCCGCGACCTCGGCGCGAACGAGATCGAACTCGACCAACTCGGTATCGACGTCACGCGACTCAACGCCCGACTGCTCATCGCTGCGCTCGGCGAGCAATCGGTCACCGCACCCGCGGACGACTACGAGGAGGCCCGTCGCTCCATCGAGAACGGCAACGTCTCCGTGATGGGTGGCGTCGCGCCGGCCCAGACGACCGACGCCGTCAGCGCCGCCCTCGCAGAGTACGTCGATGCCGACTTGCTCGTCTACGCGACGAGCGTCCCCGGCGTCTACAGCGACGACCCCAACGAGACCGAGGACGCCCAGAAGTACGACGAACTCACCGCCAGCGAGCTCGTCGACGTCATCGCGGGGCTGGAGATGAACGCCGGTGCCTCCGCACCGGTCGACCTGCTCGCAGCGAAGATCATCGAACGGTCGGGGATGCGGACCATCGTCTTGGACGGAACCGACCCCGACCGAATCGCCCGCGCTGTCCGGCGTGGCGACCATGAGGGCACCGACGTCATCCCCGAGCGCGCCGGCGACGAGCCGACCTACTGGGCTGCAGAATGA
- a CDS encoding molybdopterin synthase, protein MYVLGIHGAGNAPVHAAVVDRVVETLSQAGRVGVIRYDATIADGTASTVTTGGDVSYELGADGDWVANGTGMDVDDALEALAPDYDYAVVVGVDGLEYPSLVVGRDERDREGPVLAAVDRPSGLAEVDLVSKLESTEPYETLESLIAAIEDEPGAAQSGAIATFTGRVRAKDGPNDERTEFLEFETYEGVAEARMDAIRSDLEAREGVHAVALHHRTGVVAAGEDIVFVVVLAGHREEAFRTVEDGINRLKDEVPLFKKEVTVDEEFWVHQR, encoded by the coding sequence ATGTACGTCCTCGGTATCCACGGAGCGGGGAACGCTCCAGTACACGCCGCCGTCGTCGATCGAGTCGTCGAGACGCTGTCTCAGGCGGGCCGGGTCGGTGTCATCCGGTACGACGCGACGATCGCCGATGGAACCGCCAGTACGGTGACGACAGGCGGCGACGTAAGCTACGAACTCGGCGCCGACGGCGACTGGGTCGCCAACGGAACCGGTATGGACGTCGACGACGCGCTGGAGGCGCTGGCGCCCGACTACGACTACGCGGTCGTCGTCGGCGTTGACGGGTTAGAGTATCCGTCGCTGGTCGTCGGGAGAGACGAACGAGACCGGGAGGGTCCCGTCCTCGCAGCCGTCGACAGGCCGAGCGGGTTAGCGGAGGTGGATCTCGTCTCGAAACTCGAATCGACGGAGCCATACGAGACGCTCGAATCGCTGATCGCGGCCATCGAAGACGAGCCAGGCGCAGCGCAATCGGGTGCGATCGCGACGTTCACCGGGCGCGTTCGCGCAAAAGACGGTCCGAACGACGAACGAACCGAGTTTCTGGAGTTCGAGACCTACGAGGGCGTCGCCGAGGCTCGCATGGACGCGATCCGGTCGGATCTAGAGGCGCGCGAGGGCGTTCACGCGGTGGCGCTTCACCACCGAACCGGCGTCGTCGCCGCGGGAGAGGACATCGTCTTCGTCGTCGTGCTCGCGGGACACCGCGAAGAGGCGTTTCGAACGGTCGAAGACGGCATCAACCGGCTGAAAGACGAGGTGCCACTGTTCAAAAAGGAGGTCACGGTCGACGAAGAGTTCTGGGTCCACCAGCGGTGA
- the thiL gene encoding thiamine-phosphate kinase: MDFDERDALGVLAAELDPVGDDAAIVDDLVVTTDMLHETTDFPPGTTRYTAGWRAVGASLSDVAAMGAEATAAVAAYAAPEFDREEVLAFVRGARDVCELVDAAYVGGDLDTHDEFTVVTTAIGRTDRPVFRDGAAPGHRICVTGTLGRSAAALDLFSRARETDDTALAERANELFRFEPRVAAGRALAPHASAMMDSSDGLVRSLHQLSEASGCGVEIDSAAVPVADALSEADEQVLDRAITFGEDFELVCTVPAQSLSAARDACPTSLTPIGTVVETGIRMDGEKLPDRGYTHG; this comes from the coding sequence ATGGACTTCGACGAGCGCGACGCCCTGGGGGTGCTCGCAGCCGAACTCGACCCGGTGGGCGACGACGCTGCGATCGTCGACGATCTCGTGGTGACGACCGACATGCTCCACGAGACGACGGATTTCCCGCCGGGAACGACCCGCTACACCGCCGGCTGGCGCGCGGTCGGTGCCTCCCTCTCGGATGTCGCCGCGATGGGTGCCGAGGCTACCGCGGCGGTCGCGGCCTACGCCGCGCCCGAGTTCGACCGCGAGGAGGTACTCGCGTTCGTTCGAGGTGCCCGAGACGTCTGCGAACTGGTCGACGCCGCCTACGTCGGCGGCGATCTCGACACCCACGACGAGTTCACCGTGGTCACGACGGCAATCGGTCGAACCGATCGGCCGGTCTTCCGAGATGGTGCCGCTCCCGGCCACCGTATCTGTGTGACGGGAACGCTCGGGCGAAGCGCCGCTGCACTCGATCTCTTCTCTCGTGCTCGTGAAACCGACGATACGGCGTTGGCAGAGCGTGCGAACGAACTCTTTCGGTTCGAGCCGCGTGTCGCGGCCGGCCGAGCCCTCGCTCCCCACGCCAGCGCGATGATGGACTCGAGCGACGGGCTGGTGCGCTCGCTCCACCAGCTTTCGGAAGCGTCGGGGTGTGGCGTCGAGATCGACTCGGCCGCCGTCCCGGTCGCCGACGCACTCTCCGAGGCTGACGAGCAGGTACTCGACCGTGCGATCACCTTCGGGGAGGACTTCGAACTGGTCTGTACCGTTCCAGCGCAATCCCTGTCAGCAGCCCGTGACGCGTGTCCGACCTCGCTGACGCCGATTGGAACAGTCGTCGAAACCGGAATCAGGATGGATGGTGAGAAACTCCCAGATCGGGGCTACACACACGGCTGA